One window of the Melanotaenia boesemani isolate fMelBoe1 chromosome 14, fMelBoe1.pri, whole genome shotgun sequence genome contains the following:
- the LOC121652880 gene encoding E3 ubiquitin-protein ligase rnf213-alpha has product MFCPECGNEVEDSFKFCPECGFNLILLAQKRAKDGATSAHQPSVPEGKNQAQDQAQALKDGKEKQANTPQVHLKDTSDTETSTDSSTLKGPLKASQNDSQPSNDVTLKSTLPVCTAQPSPTPASSTQTKQKPATLTKPGDETLTPHPQEHQSGNRDEDVSRQHSPSKNPSESSIEWVDVHFHAVTSKDSHVNPEKNKIFVKSEKLFGSWNKPGLQMSFSRQLDDKRYLVEGHAMIPKDIIQESIPYKYFITKHSGNDIKEIYEAIYQEDKNEHVNRCLSIKEEFLGHEGEWHQYDDVIHLELKRAFWHMGSLSKYVIEERNLAGKEMLKIIFDLLTSWNKPNVGNFFILLQQFFHEYSRPLLHDGTQQQWPLSYGPDQVRKLLKDFLNENIYPKPSKPKEEKLLPPLHAGVVGLLVSNKYLEDGMMTQLSNLCGLLCLPKKPKKDFLSFWKDFTDPLEDKEKLVQV; this is encoded by the exons ATGTTTTGCCCTGAGTGTGGAAATGAAGTGGAAgattcatttaaattctgtcCGGAGTGCGGCTTCAATTTAATTCTCTTGGCTCAAAAGAGGGCTAAAG ATGGTGCCACATCAGCACATCAACCTTCAGTCCCTGAGGGAAAGAACCAAGCGCAGGATCAAGCTCAGGCTTTAAAAGatggcaaagaaaaacaagcaaacacaccTCAG gtTCATCTGAAAGACACATCTGACACTGAGACATCCACAGACAGCTCTACACTAAAGGGCCCCTTAAAAG CTTCTCAGAATGACTCTCAACCATCCAATGATGTGACTCTAAAATCAACCCTACCTGTCTGTACAGCTCAGCCCTCTCCTACACCTGCTAGTTCCACACAGACAAAGCAAAAACCTGCAACATTAACTAAG CCAGGTGATGAAACACTCACACCCCATCCACAGGAGCATCAATCCGGCAACAGAGATGAAGACGTTTCCAGGCAGCACAGTCCCTCTAAAAATCCATCCGAATCATCAAT TGAATGGGTGGATGTGCATTTTCATGCTGTCACTTCCAAAGATTCCCACGTGAATCCAGAGAAGAATAAGATTTTCGTAAAATCTGAAAAGCTCTTTGGATCCTGGAATAAACCTGGTCTTCAAATGTCCTTTTCCAG GCAGCTAGATGACAAAAGATATCTTGTTGAAGGACATGCTATGATTCCTAAGGACATAATTCAGGAGAGCATACCTTACAAGTACTTTATCACCAAGCATAGTGGAAATGACATTAAAGAAATTTATGAGGCCATCTACCAGGAAGACAAAAATGAACACGTGAATAGGTGCCTCTCAATCAAAGAGGAGTTCTTGGGTCATGAAG GGGAATGGCACCAGTATGATGACGTCATCCATCTTGAGCTTAAGAGGGCATTCTGGCATATGGGTTCTTTGAGCAAATATGTGATTGAAGAAAGAAATCTAGCTGGCaaagaaatgttgaaaataatCTTTGATCTTCTGACGTCATGGAATAAACCAAATGTGGGCAACTTCTTTATCCTGTTACAGCAGTTCTTTCATGAATACAGTCGTCCTTTACTTCATGATGGTACACAACAACAATGGCCGTTATCATATGGTCCAGATCAG gtccGAAAACTGCTCAAAGATTTTctcaatgaaaacatttatccCAAGCCCAGCAAACCAAAGGAAGAAAAGCTCTTGCCCCCTCTACATGCAGGAGTTGTTGGTTTGCTCGTCTCCAACAAATATCTAGAGGATGGCATGATGACTCAGCTGTCTAACCTTTGTGGTCTTCTTTGCCTGCCTAAGAAGCCAAAGAAGGACTTCCTTAGTTTCTGGAAAGACTTTACAGACCCTTTGGAAGATAAAGAGAAGTTAGTACAagtataa